From the genome of Winogradskyella forsetii, one region includes:
- the bshC gene encoding bacillithiol biosynthesis cysteine-adding enzyme BshC: protein MPTNNIPFRETNYFSNFICDYLDQKPELKDFYHRFPDLENFEAQIEEKRQSDHVSESHRKILVNTLKSQYKNLETSDLTAEHIELLNSENTFSITTGHQLNLFTGPLYFLYKIISTINLTKQLKETYPNYNFVPIYWMASEDHDFEEINYFNFKGKKIQWNSKQTGAVGHFNTEGLDDVFNVISSEFGAGKNAEQLKAWFKEAYLNHNNLANATRYLANELFADYGLVILDADDRDLKRLFVPQMKKELVEQVAFETVSETNKKLEDLELKIQVNPREINLFYIKDGLRERIVNIDDEFQVLDTDISWSKSELLNHLDESPERFSPNVIMRPLYQEVILPNLCYIGGGGEMIYWLQLKSNFEAQNVTFPMLLLRNSVLVKSEKQAEKQEKLNISDKDLFLDRHAFINKKVRKISNIDIDFSEQIQHLESQFKNLFELAEQTDKSFHGAVKAQEVKQIKGLKHLEKRLLKAQKKKLADQIERSTELQEQLFPNQSLQERTINFSELYLEYGEDLIPALIKSLEPLRGKFEILTT from the coding sequence ATGCCAACCAATAATATTCCATTTAGAGAAACGAATTATTTCTCAAATTTTATTTGCGATTATTTAGACCAAAAACCTGAATTAAAGGACTTTTACCATCGTTTTCCTGATTTGGAAAATTTTGAAGCGCAAATCGAGGAAAAGCGCCAGTCTGATCATGTATCAGAATCACATCGAAAGATTTTGGTAAATACATTAAAGTCACAGTATAAAAATCTCGAAACTTCAGATTTAACTGCGGAACATATAGAACTTTTAAATTCTGAAAACACCTTCTCCATTACTACTGGTCATCAACTGAATTTATTTACAGGTCCACTTTATTTTCTATACAAAATTATATCCACCATAAACCTGACCAAGCAATTAAAGGAAACATATCCTAACTATAATTTTGTGCCGATTTACTGGATGGCTTCGGAAGATCACGATTTTGAGGAAATCAACTATTTTAACTTTAAAGGCAAAAAGATACAGTGGAATTCCAAGCAAACTGGAGCTGTTGGTCATTTTAATACGGAAGGTTTGGACGATGTTTTCAATGTGATTTCATCTGAATTTGGCGCAGGAAAAAATGCAGAACAATTAAAAGCTTGGTTCAAAGAAGCCTATCTCAATCATAATAATTTGGCGAATGCCACTCGCTACTTGGCGAACGAATTGTTTGCTGACTATGGATTAGTAATTCTTGATGCTGATGACAGAGATTTGAAACGTTTGTTTGTACCACAGATGAAAAAAGAATTAGTGGAACAAGTAGCTTTTGAAACCGTTTCAGAAACCAATAAAAAACTGGAAGATTTAGAATTGAAAATTCAAGTCAATCCTAGGGAAATAAATCTGTTTTATATTAAAGACGGTTTACGGGAACGTATTGTAAATATTGATGATGAATTTCAAGTTTTGGATACTGACATATCTTGGAGCAAGAGTGAACTATTAAATCACCTCGATGAAAGTCCTGAAAGATTTTCGCCTAATGTCATCATGCGACCGCTATACCAAGAAGTGATTTTACCAAACCTCTGTTACATCGGTGGAGGAGGCGAAATGATTTATTGGTTGCAATTAAAATCGAATTTTGAAGCACAGAATGTGACATTTCCAATGTTATTATTGCGTAATTCGGTCTTAGTGAAATCTGAAAAACAAGCTGAAAAACAAGAAAAATTAAATATATCTGATAAAGATCTGTTTTTAGATAGACATGCTTTCATCAATAAAAAAGTCCGAAAAATTTCGAACATAGATATTGACTTTTCAGAACAAATTCAACATTTAGAATCCCAATTCAAAAATCTATTTGAGTTGGCAGAACAAACGGATAAATCGTTTCATGGCGCTGTAAAAGCCCAAGAAGTTAAGCAAATTAAAGGTTTAAAGCATCTTGAAAAGCGATTGCTCAAAGCCCAAAAGAAGAAATTGGCAGATCAAATTGAACGCTCTACAGAATTACAAGAGCAATTATTCCCTAATCAGAGTTTACAAGAACGCACTATTAATTTTTCGGAATTGTATTTGGAATATGGTGAAGATTTAATTCCAGCATTAATAAAATCCCTTGAGCCTTTAAGAGGTAAATTTGAGATACTTACTACATAA
- a CDS encoding tetratricopeptide repeat protein, translating into MIYLIFLSAMLSSYFGHSQDQKRVDSLLNVVTKQTDTTQIITYAMLWAEYLYVDPLASKPYLDSTIFLAKRLNNKNFIARTTNYLGDYYNMTSQYEESLPVFDKVISSYTELNDMVQVCAALNNKAIALRNLGRFNECLEVHMKSLKLKEDVGDTEESLAASYWNIGNIQGDIGNYDISNNYYKKAKVIYEKLNLIDEISSINMNMAINLKGQKEYELAKAMMLAEVPYYKAQNFNNDLAGAYDNIGWIYAQQDSLELAEDYYKKSLAISEQYGETSLIGLNLRHLGELYNKKGDYRKALRYMKGALENAEETGTRKKMIGDLLEMSKAYAGLGRYKKAYEYHTDYHELHDEILGEENIERMNELEVQYQTEKKENELIIKANEIKLLNERKQKAENEKLFLIISLIGSIALAIALVYGLRQKMKRNKIEREKLDNDLEFKEKELTTHALHLAHKNEVLLDLKSQLKELKASNPNSRSYQKVINTINLDINNDNNWEQFRTYFEDVHKDFNSKVMRNYPEVSNNDLRLMSLLKMNLSSKEIANILNISVEGVKKARYRLRKKLNLTTEDSLQELVIDL; encoded by the coding sequence TTGATTTATCTAATTTTTTTAAGTGCTATGTTGAGTTCATACTTTGGCCATAGTCAAGATCAAAAACGGGTTGACAGTCTTCTAAATGTTGTAACAAAACAAACCGATACTACCCAGATTATTACTTATGCAATGTTATGGGCAGAATATCTATATGTAGATCCTTTGGCGTCAAAACCTTATTTGGATAGTACCATTTTTTTAGCAAAGCGATTAAACAACAAAAATTTTATTGCCAGAACCACTAATTATTTGGGTGACTACTATAATATGACTTCCCAATACGAAGAATCCTTACCAGTCTTTGACAAAGTTATAAGCAGTTACACTGAACTCAACGATATGGTACAAGTATGCGCTGCCCTAAACAATAAAGCTATTGCATTGCGAAATTTAGGCAGGTTCAACGAATGTTTGGAAGTCCACATGAAAAGTTTAAAACTCAAAGAAGACGTTGGTGACACAGAAGAAAGTCTTGCGGCAAGCTATTGGAATATAGGAAACATACAAGGTGATATTGGCAATTATGACATTTCAAATAATTACTATAAGAAGGCAAAAGTTATCTATGAAAAACTAAATCTAATTGACGAAATATCTAGCATCAATATGAACATGGCCATTAATTTAAAAGGTCAGAAAGAGTATGAGTTAGCAAAAGCAATGATGTTAGCAGAAGTACCCTATTACAAAGCACAAAACTTTAATAACGATCTGGCTGGAGCCTATGATAATATCGGTTGGATTTATGCCCAACAAGACAGTCTAGAACTTGCAGAAGATTATTATAAAAAATCATTGGCGATTAGCGAGCAATATGGAGAAACTTCCCTTATTGGGTTGAACTTACGTCATCTTGGTGAACTTTACAATAAAAAAGGAGATTACAGAAAAGCGTTGCGCTATATGAAAGGTGCTTTAGAAAACGCAGAAGAAACTGGTACTCGTAAAAAAATGATTGGTGACTTATTGGAAATGTCTAAAGCTTATGCAGGTTTAGGGCGTTACAAAAAGGCTTACGAATATCACACCGACTACCACGAGCTTCATGATGAAATCTTAGGTGAGGAAAATATTGAACGCATGAACGAATTAGAGGTTCAATACCAAACCGAAAAAAAAGAGAACGAACTCATTATCAAAGCAAATGAAATCAAACTTTTAAATGAACGAAAACAAAAAGCTGAAAATGAAAAATTGTTTCTTATTATCTCACTTATAGGTTCCATTGCATTGGCTATTGCTCTCGTTTACGGATTACGTCAAAAAATGAAACGCAATAAAATAGAACGCGAAAAACTAGATAACGATCTAGAATTTAAAGAAAAAGAACTCACAACACATGCGTTACATTTGGCACATAAAAATGAAGTTCTGCTCGATTTAAAATCACAATTAAAAGAACTTAAAGCCTCTAATCCTAATTCAAGAAGTTACCAAAAGGTCATCAATACTATTAATCTTGATATTAATAACGACAATAATTGGGAACAATTCAGAACCTATTTTGAAGATGTGCATAAAGATTTCAATTCTAAGGTCATGCGTAATTATCCAGAAGTAAGCAATAATGATCTACGTCTCATGTCACTTTTAAAAATGAATCTTTCGAGTAAAGAAATTGCCAATATTCTCAATATTTCTGTAGAAGGTGTTAAAAAAGCGCGCTATCGTTTACGTAAAAAACTCAATCTAACCACAGAGGACTCATTACAAGAATTAGTTATAGATCTATAA